One cyanobiont of Ornithocercus magnificus DNA segment encodes these proteins:
- a CDS encoding allophycocyanin encodes MSIVSNSIINADAEARYLSPGELDQIKAFVSGGQRRLRVAQVLSESRERIVKTAGGQLFQKRPDVISPGGNAYGEEMTATCLRDMDYYLRLITYGVVAGDVTPIEEIGVIGARELYRSLGTPLEAMAEAIREMKAVAMGILTGADAEEASSYFDYVVGALA; translated from the coding sequence ATGAGCATCGTCTCCAACTCGATCATCAACGCGGATGCCGAAGCCCGCTATCTCAGCCCTGGCGAGCTAGATCAAATCAAGGCTTTCGTAAGCGGGGGTCAGCGACGCCTTCGCGTCGCTCAGGTCCTCAGCGAGAGCCGGGAGCGCATAGTTAAGACAGCTGGTGGCCAGCTCTTCCAAAAGCGCCCTGACGTTATCTCGCCCGGCGGCAATGCTTATGGGGAGGAAATGACCGCCACTTGCTTGCGTGATATGGACTATTACCTTCGCCTAATCACTTACGGTGTGGTTGCTGGCGACGTCACGCCAATTGAGGAGATAGGAGTCATTGGTGCCCGAGAGCTGTACAGATCCTTGGGTACTCCTTTAGAGGCTATGGCTGAGGCAATCCGCGAAATGAAGGCTGTAGCAATGGGTATACTCACCGGCGCAGACGCTGAAGAAGCTAGCTCCTACTTTGACTATGTGGTGGGCGCTCTCGCCTGA
- a CDS encoding allophycocyanin subunit beta, translating to MQDAITNVINKSDIQGLYLDTDSMSNLERYFASGELRVRAATTISANASSIIRDAVAKALLYSDITRPGGNMYTTRRYAACIRDLDYYLRYSTYAMLAGDTSILDERVLNGLKETYNSLGVPIGATVQAIQAMKEVTASLVGPDAGNEMGVYFDYICSGLGN from the coding sequence ATGCAAGACGCGATCACCAACGTCATCAACAAGTCTGACATTCAGGGCCTCTACCTGGACACTGACTCTATGAGTAACCTGGAGCGTTACTTTGCAAGTGGTGAGCTCAGAGTCAGAGCTGCAACAACTATCAGTGCTAATGCATCATCAATCATAAGGGATGCTGTAGCAAAAGCTCTTCTCTACTCAGACATTACCCGCCCGGGAGGTAACATGTATACTACCCGGCGGTACGCTGCCTGTATCAGAGATTTAGATTACTACCTTCGTTACTCTACTTACGCTATGTTAGCTGGTGACACATCTATCCTCGACGAACGTGTATTGAATGGCCTCAAAGAAACCTACAATAGCTTAGGTGTTCCTATAGGTGCCACAGTTCAGGCAATCCAAGCTATGAAAGAAGTCACAGCATCCTTAGTAGGACCTGACGCTGGCAATGAGATGGGTGTCTACTTTGATTATATCTGCTCTGGTCTCGGCAACTAA
- a CDS encoding photosystem I reaction center subunit XII: protein MRLFKITACIPSPEKVRTQRELQNTFFTKWVPYDSWFAEQQRIMKQGGRILKVELCSGRQQINVGN, encoded by the coding sequence ATGCGTCTCTTCAAGATCACAGCCTGTATTCCCTCGCCAGAAAAAGTTCGTACACAGCGTGAGTTGCAGAATACTTTCTTCACAAAATGGGTTCCTTATGATAGCTGGTTTGCCGAGCAACAACGAATTATGAAGCAAGGAGGCCGAATTCTTAAGGTTGAGCTTTGCAGTGGACGCCAACAAATAAATGTAGGCAACTGA
- a CDS encoding FtsW/RodA/SpoVE family cell cycle protein, producing MIHGVTARLSLPWISWPAEARLILMLTMLWCVVGLLVLCSASWWAAHREIGEGAFYIKRQLVWMVASWSLLAFATSTPLRHWLYWAGPVLCLGLFLVAATLMVGITVNGASRWLILGPVQIQPSELIKPFVVLQAANLFGRWYRVTADQKFFHLSCFGALILGILKQPDLSTAALTGILLWLMALAAGINLHTLLRTALAGALLGTASILTNGYQRLRVISFLDPWRDPQGDGYQLIQSLLAIGSGGLFGQGFGLSMQKLQYLPIQSTDFIFAVYAEEFGFIGSLLLLLFLMLFAYTGLRIAIRCRSNQARLVAIGCITLLISQSFMNIAVASGSMPTTGLPLPMMSYGGNSLLSSLLIVGLLIRCSLEPTEPTGTRLHRTLYTVER from the coding sequence ATGATACATGGTGTTACTGCTCGTCTATCACTTCCGTGGATTTCCTGGCCGGCAGAAGCACGTCTCATACTTATGCTTACTATGCTTTGGTGCGTAGTGGGGCTGTTAGTTCTCTGTTCAGCCAGCTGGTGGGCAGCGCACAGAGAAATTGGTGAAGGTGCTTTCTACATAAAGCGCCAGCTGGTCTGGATGGTGGCGAGTTGGAGCTTGCTAGCGTTTGCTACATCCACGCCCTTACGCCACTGGCTTTATTGGGCTGGACCTGTTCTTTGCCTAGGCCTTTTCTTAGTAGCAGCGACACTCATGGTTGGTATCACTGTAAATGGAGCTAGTCGCTGGTTAATTCTTGGCCCAGTACAGATCCAACCATCTGAACTGATTAAGCCTTTTGTAGTCCTTCAGGCTGCTAATCTATTTGGTAGATGGTACCGCGTGACTGCAGATCAGAAGTTTTTCCATCTAAGCTGTTTCGGTGCCCTAATCTTAGGGATATTGAAGCAACCAGACTTAAGCACTGCCGCCCTTACAGGTATACTGCTTTGGCTAATGGCTCTCGCGGCCGGAATTAACTTACACACTTTACTCAGAACCGCATTAGCTGGTGCACTGCTTGGTACTGCCAGTATATTGACTAATGGGTACCAGCGCTTACGCGTCATCTCCTTCCTTGACCCTTGGCGGGATCCTCAAGGCGACGGCTATCAACTGATTCAAAGTCTGCTTGCAATCGGATCTGGTGGTTTATTTGGCCAAGGCTTTGGTCTTTCAATGCAGAAGCTTCAGTATCTACCGATTCAAAGCACTGACTTTATCTTTGCTGTGTATGCTGAAGAGTTTGGCTTCATTGGGTCTCTGCTGCTGTTGTTATTCCTTATGCTATTTGCTTATACCGGGCTTCGTATAGCTATACGATGTCGCAGTAATCAGGCACGCTTAGTAGCAATTGGTTGCATCACACTCCTCATAAGTCAATCGTTCATGAATATTGCAGTTGCCTCAGGCTCAATGCCCACTACAGGTCTCCCTTTGCCAATGATGAGCTATGGCGGTAATTCATTGCTTTCAAGTTTGCTAATTGTTGGTCTGCTGATCCGCTGCTCACTTGAGCCTACAGAACCTACTGGTACTCGCTTACATCGCACCTTGTATACAGTAGAACGCTGA
- a CDS encoding cytochrome c biogenesis protein CcdA, with protein MIISDLARNAEQVLREALVEPRPLTLILIFGGGLMTSLGPCSLSLLPVTVAYLAGFSEGQPPWKRSFAFCSGIVSALVLLGALSGLVGRIYGQVPGGLSAVVALLAVVMGLNLLGVIKFSLPLGPDPESWRRRVPAPLAPVATGLAFGLAASPCTTPVLAVLLGWIATSGRPLLGIVFLTCFGSGQVLPLLIVGNTAAVLPRLLALRPVARWIPAISGIILVVTGSLTLLAYWL; from the coding sequence TTGATTATCTCCGATCTAGCCCGCAATGCTGAGCAAGTACTGCGTGAAGCTTTGGTTGAGCCCAGACCACTCACACTGATACTGATTTTTGGGGGGGGTCTAATGACTAGTCTTGGCCCTTGCTCTCTGTCACTGTTACCAGTTACTGTGGCCTATCTAGCAGGATTTAGCGAGGGTCAACCACCCTGGAAGCGCAGCTTTGCCTTTTGCAGTGGTATCGTAAGTGCACTTGTACTACTAGGCGCACTTAGTGGTTTAGTAGGGAGGATCTACGGCCAGGTGCCTGGTGGTCTATCAGCTGTTGTGGCTCTGCTCGCGGTAGTTATGGGCCTGAATCTACTAGGAGTCATTAAATTTTCTCTTCCCTTAGGACCCGATCCGGAAAGTTGGCGGCGGAGAGTTCCAGCGCCACTAGCTCCAGTCGCTACCGGTCTAGCCTTTGGCCTAGCTGCCTCACCCTGCACGACACCTGTTCTGGCTGTTTTACTCGGCTGGATTGCTACCAGTGGACGTCCGTTGCTTGGCATAGTCTTCCTAACTTGCTTCGGTTCTGGCCAGGTTTTACCACTGCTAATTGTTGGCAACACAGCTGCGGTCTTACCACGCTTACTAGCCTTACGGCCAGTGGCACGCTGGATCCCTGCAATCAGCGGTATAATTCTGGTGGTGACAGGATCACTCACATTGTTAGCTTACTGGCTTTAA
- a CDS encoding cytochrome c biogenesis protein CcsB — MIQLITTLLGRLIRFVADLRVAIILLLLIASVSAVGTTIPQGETVDNYHEIYDARPFLGLVDGSWLLRLQLDHIYSSSWFLLLLGWLGLALILCSWRRQWPALQIALRWIDYQDGQQLGKLSFAETVTVLDTSNGLKCLAQRLRQHGWQVREQPGRLAARSGVLGRVGPLLVHTGLVVLLLGAVWGALAGNRLERFLAPGRSLDLLDRDGSSQLTITLNQFRIDRDPTGRTEQFRSTLSLQSVGQTTSFEHEISVNHPLRHRGMTIYQADWSLVALTLQLGSSPVLQLPLSSYPQLGEQIWGLVIPTKPNGSNPVLLTVASDKGPVMVFGSDGQRLAILRPGTSAVEINGTSLRVLEVLPASGLLLKRDPGVPLVYTGFGVTLIGGGLSLIATRQLWAVSEAHAHSLHVGGLCNRNLPAFARELPVLLASLNHQQG; from the coding sequence GTGATCCAACTAATTACTACATTACTAGGACGTCTGATTCGTTTTGTTGCTGACTTGCGAGTTGCTATTATACTGTTACTATTAATCGCGTCTGTAAGTGCAGTAGGAACTACTATTCCGCAAGGAGAAACAGTAGACAATTACCATGAAATCTATGATGCTCGTCCTTTTTTAGGACTAGTGGATGGGTCCTGGCTACTGCGGCTTCAGCTTGACCATATCTACAGTAGCAGTTGGTTTCTGCTACTCCTCGGTTGGCTTGGACTAGCGCTGATACTGTGCAGTTGGCGTCGTCAGTGGCCAGCCCTCCAGATCGCGCTCCGTTGGATTGATTATCAGGACGGGCAACAGCTTGGCAAGCTCAGTTTTGCTGAGACAGTAACTGTGCTAGACACCTCCAATGGACTTAAGTGTCTTGCACAACGGTTGCGTCAACACGGTTGGCAAGTTCGCGAGCAACCGGGTAGGTTAGCTGCCAGAAGTGGTGTACTTGGGCGAGTTGGTCCACTACTCGTGCATACTGGGCTAGTGGTGCTGCTACTTGGGGCAGTTTGGGGAGCTCTAGCGGGTAATCGCCTAGAGCGATTTTTAGCTCCAGGTAGGTCACTAGATTTGCTTGACCGTGATGGCAGTAGTCAGCTCACTATAACCTTGAACCAATTTAGAATCGATCGCGATCCTACCGGTCGAACTGAACAGTTTCGCTCAACTTTATCTTTGCAGTCGGTTGGACAAACAACAAGTTTTGAGCATGAAATCAGTGTTAATCATCCGCTCCGGCATCGTGGTATGACGATTTATCAGGCAGACTGGTCCTTAGTAGCGCTCACACTACAATTAGGCAGTAGTCCAGTACTTCAGCTACCCCTTAGCAGTTACCCTCAGTTAGGTGAGCAAATTTGGGGCTTGGTCATACCAACAAAACCCAACGGTAGCAATCCTGTACTGTTGACAGTTGCAAGTGATAAAGGCCCCGTGATGGTCTTCGGCTCTGATGGCCAGCGCCTAGCAATACTACGTCCTGGTACTTCAGCAGTAGAGATTAATGGAACATCACTTCGTGTCCTCGAAGTCCTCCCAGCTAGTGGTCTGCTCTTAAAGCGAGACCCTGGAGTACCCCTAGTATATACTGGATTTGGTGTTACTCTTATCGGTGGAGGGCTCAGCCTAATTGCAACACGTCAACTCTGGGCAGTGAGCGAAGCCCATGCACATTCTCTACATGTGGGAGGACTGTGCAATCGTAACTTACCAGCTTTCGCTAGAGAGCTACCAGTATTGCTTGCTAGCCTCAACCATCAGCAAGGCTGA
- a CDS encoding NADPH-dependent 7-cyano-7-deazaguanine reductase QueF, with amino-acid sequence MPVAVTATVDYNVTKPLYHSLTTSIDHNRTQLYGEQSIAEAKIICFNNPYLGRSYEIAIELPEFTCLCPFSGYPDFAVLRLLYQPGPKVIELKSIKLYINSYRDRTISHEAVTNEIFDDLITACDPKWMQLEADFNPRGNVHTVLRVSHGSRQPC; translated from the coding sequence ATGCCTGTAGCAGTTACTGCTACTGTGGATTATAACGTTACAAAACCACTGTATCACTCCTTGACTACCTCGATAGATCATAACCGGACACAGCTCTACGGTGAGCAGTCCATCGCCGAGGCCAAAATTATCTGCTTTAACAATCCTTACCTAGGAAGATCTTATGAGATCGCTATTGAGTTACCAGAGTTTACTTGCCTCTGTCCATTCTCTGGCTACCCAGATTTTGCTGTGCTTAGGCTCCTCTATCAGCCAGGTCCAAAGGTCATTGAACTGAAGTCAATCAAGTTGTATATCAACAGTTACCGCGACCGTACTATTTCTCATGAGGCGGTAACTAATGAAATCTTTGATGATTTAATAACTGCCTGTGACCCCAAGTGGATGCAGCTTGAGGCAGACTTCAACCCACGCGGAAATGTTCACACTGTTCTCCGGGTAAGTCATGGTAGTCGTCAGCCTTGCTGA
- a CDS encoding P-II family nitrogen regulator, whose product MKKIEAIIRPFKLEEVKLALVSAGTVGMTVSEVRGFGRQKGQVERYRGSEFTVEFLQKLKIEVVIDDASVDKVVTAITQAARTGEIGDGKIFISTVDTAVRIRTGECNSTAL is encoded by the coding sequence ATGAAGAAGATCGAAGCAATCATCCGCCCCTTCAAACTCGAGGAGGTCAAGCTGGCCTTAGTTAGTGCTGGAACTGTTGGGATGACTGTCAGTGAAGTCCGTGGCTTTGGCCGTCAGAAAGGTCAGGTTGAGCGCTACCGAGGCTCTGAGTTTACGGTTGAGTTCTTGCAAAAGCTGAAAATAGAAGTAGTTATCGATGATGCAAGTGTTGATAAAGTGGTAACTGCCATTACCCAAGCTGCTCGCACCGGTGAGATTGGAGATGGTAAGATATTTATCTCTACAGTGGATACAGCTGTACGCATCCGTACTGGTGAATGTAATAGCACCGCACTCTAG
- a CDS encoding TlyA family rRNA (cytidine-2'-O)-methyltransferase, whose amino-acid sequence MGHKLRLDLHLLTLGLATSRQQACQLIRAGRVRDNNGQRLDKPGHEVSPKLNVIVDQPARFVSRGGEKLMAALEAFPVHVEDRVCLDGGISTGGFTDCLLQHGARLVYGIDVGYGQTAWRLRQDSRLILRERTNLRYLEPGDLYMPEDPLPNFAVADVSFISLRLVLPALRRLLQPDGADAVVLVKPQFEVGRRQVGKGGVVRDVTYHREAIMSVAAAALELGWAPQGLHASPITGRAGNQEYLLWLSGTRTLLPKLEHLILQALG is encoded by the coding sequence ATGGGTCACAAGCTTCGTCTTGACTTGCATCTACTAACATTAGGCCTGGCAACATCTCGTCAGCAAGCGTGCCAGCTAATACGTGCTGGTCGCGTTCGTGACAACAATGGTCAACGACTCGATAAGCCTGGCCATGAGGTTTCTCCTAAGCTAAATGTGATTGTCGATCAGCCAGCACGCTTTGTGTCGCGTGGCGGAGAAAAACTGATGGCAGCGCTTGAGGCCTTCCCAGTACATGTAGAAGATCGTGTCTGTCTCGATGGTGGTATCTCGACGGGTGGCTTTACTGATTGCCTGCTGCAGCATGGTGCACGACTTGTCTATGGTATTGATGTTGGTTATGGTCAGACTGCTTGGCGTCTGAGGCAAGATAGTCGCTTGATATTGCGTGAGCGTACAAACCTGCGCTACCTTGAGCCAGGAGATCTTTATATGCCAGAAGACCCCCTGCCTAACTTTGCAGTGGCAGATGTTTCATTCATTTCACTTCGATTGGTTTTACCTGCATTACGCCGCCTGCTTCAGCCAGATGGGGCAGACGCTGTCGTTCTTGTGAAACCGCAGTTTGAAGTTGGCCGTAGACAAGTTGGCAAAGGTGGTGTAGTTCGCGACGTAACGTATCATCGTGAGGCGATTATGTCGGTAGCAGCTGCTGCATTAGAGCTGGGCTGGGCTCCACAGGGACTGCATGCTTCGCCAATCACTGGCCGAGCTGGCAACCAGGAATATTTACTCTGGCTCTCTGGTACTAGGACCTTGCTCCCCAAACTGGAGCACCTGATACTTCAGGCTTTAGGCTAG
- a CDS encoding adenylosuccinate lyase, which yields MALPALRSRSTTAHNFLIERYTLPEMAAIWTDYAKFQSWLDVEMAACEANYSLGQVPREAMQQIREQASFELNRILEIELEVRHDVIAFLTNVNEHVGSAGRYIHVGMTSSDVLDTGLALQLRASIVLLQQELTALDSAICRLASQHKDTVMIGRSHGVHGEPITFGFKLAGWLAENRRNAERLRHLQKDVAVGQVSGAMGTYANIDPRVEQLACERLGLVADTVSTQVISRDRHANYVQTLALVGTSLDRFASEIRNLQRTDVLELEEGFARGQKGSSAMPHKRNPIRSERISGLARILRGYVVAALENMVLWHERDISHSSAERMMLPDCSMTLHFMLREMTEVIENLEIYPENMYCNVDIYGGVVFSQRVLITLVEAGMSREEAYQVVQRNAHSAWNSKSGNFRSALEVDPDIKKHLTIEQLADCFNMDSHHAKLDIIWRRLGL from the coding sequence ATGGCGCTACCTGCTTTAAGGTCAAGATCGACTACTGCCCATAACTTCTTGATCGAGCGCTACACCCTGCCAGAAATGGCTGCGATCTGGACTGACTATGCTAAGTTCCAGAGCTGGCTAGATGTCGAAATGGCTGCTTGTGAGGCAAACTACAGCCTTGGCCAGGTTCCTAGGGAGGCGATGCAGCAGATCCGAGAACAAGCTTCTTTTGAACTTAATCGGATACTGGAAATCGAGCTAGAAGTACGACATGATGTAATTGCTTTTCTAACTAATGTTAATGAACACGTAGGCAGTGCGGGACGCTACATACATGTTGGTATGACTAGTAGTGACGTCCTCGATACTGGGCTGGCACTGCAACTAAGAGCGTCTATTGTCTTGTTACAGCAAGAACTCACAGCGCTTGATAGTGCTATTTGCAGACTTGCTTCTCAGCATAAGGACACTGTGATGATTGGTCGCTCTCATGGTGTCCATGGTGAGCCTATTACCTTTGGCTTTAAACTGGCTGGATGGCTAGCAGAGAATAGACGCAATGCTGAGCGACTAAGACACTTACAGAAAGATGTGGCTGTGGGCCAAGTTAGTGGTGCCATGGGTACCTATGCTAATATTGACCCCAGAGTTGAACAACTAGCTTGCGAAAGACTAGGTCTCGTTGCCGACACTGTTAGCACGCAAGTAATTTCACGTGACCGGCATGCCAACTACGTACAAACTTTAGCTCTAGTAGGCACATCATTAGACCGCTTCGCGAGTGAGATTCGCAACCTGCAGCGGACAGATGTTTTGGAGCTAGAAGAGGGCTTTGCAAGAGGGCAGAAGGGTAGTTCTGCCATGCCTCATAAACGCAATCCCATTCGTAGTGAACGGATAAGTGGCCTGGCCAGAATTCTACGCGGTTATGTAGTTGCAGCACTAGAGAACATGGTGCTCTGGCATGAACGAGATATCAGCCACAGCTCTGCTGAGCGGATGATGCTGCCAGATTGCTCAATGACTTTACACTTTATGCTACGGGAGATGACTGAGGTGATTGAAAATCTTGAGATTTATCCAGAAAATATGTACTGTAATGTTGATATCTATGGTGGTGTAGTTTTCAGTCAGCGTGTGCTAATAACCCTAGTAGAGGCAGGAATGAGTCGTGAGGAAGCATACCAGGTGGTGCAGCGCAATGCTCACAGTGCTTGGAACAGTAAGAGTGGTAACTTCCGCTCAGCACTTGAGGTAGACCCAGATATAAAGAAACATCTTACTATTGAACAGTTAGCAGACTGCTTCAATATGGACTCCCATCACGCCAAATTAGACATCATATGGCGACGCCTTGGTCTTTAA
- a CDS encoding DEAD/DEAH box helicase yields the protein MADVAGTGLDPTTIFPFPLDRFQLEAINALDQGYSVVVSAPTGSGKTLIGEYAIYKALAHCHKVFYTTPLKALSNQKLRDFRKQFGTDSVGLMTGDLSINRKARIVVMTTEIFRNMLYAEVGELDNNPLADVEAVVLDECHYMNDSQRGTVWEESIIHCPSPVQLVALSATVANARQLTDWIVKVHGPTKLVHSDFRPVPLQFNFCSAKGLHPLLNSQGTDLHPNCRVWRPPQGYRRKGRPPKPPQPEPPSIIFVVARMAERNMLPAIYFIFSRRGCDRAVRELGTLCLVTAEEQARIRSRLESYAFANSEAVRDSFHISALLRGVAAHHAGVLPVWKGLIEELFQVGLIKVVFATETLAAGINMPARSTVISALSKRTERGHRPLMSSEFLQMAGRAGRRGLDSQGYVVTVQGRFESAREAGQLATSPANPLVSQFTPSYGMVLNILQRHNLAKARELVERSFGRYIASLDLIEEEDILNQLQLQLSQLQGSVSDVPWEDFENYEKCRGRLREERRLLQILQQQSEEKLANELTLALQFASIGTLVSLKAPQFRGCITPAVIVGKLKGPGQFPQLLCLTNKNVWLLSPCQAVVSLHAELSCLQIDDIKAPQLQRVGELRHGDQESSGLALLVDYIASRHDMTTPQYDLAGEVLAQSRLVQELSQELQSHPAHCWAGRKQLKKHRRRIEDLELEIRERQQHLHHHANHHWEIFLGLIKILRHFGCLDDKLEPTEIGRTVAALRGDNELWLGLVLMSGYLDNLEPPDLAAVLEAISTEVNRPDLWSGYPSPTVAEKTLHNLGSIRQELLEHQEHCQVIVPAWCEPELMGLVEAWTRGISWGELIANTSLDEGDVVRIMRRTVDLLAQVPYCESVSEALRRRARLALQVINRFPVCEAADLTNEQS from the coding sequence GTGGCCGACGTCGCCGGAACTGGGCTAGATCCGACCACTATCTTCCCCTTTCCCCTAGATAGGTTCCAGCTTGAGGCAATCAATGCTTTAGACCAGGGATATTCTGTAGTTGTAAGCGCCCCGACTGGCTCCGGCAAAACCTTGATTGGTGAATATGCTATTTATAAAGCATTAGCCCATTGTCATAAGGTCTTTTACACTACTCCGCTAAAAGCGCTTTCTAATCAAAAGCTCCGCGATTTTCGTAAGCAATTTGGCACCGATAGTGTCGGCTTAATGACGGGAGATTTGAGCATCAACCGTAAAGCACGTATTGTGGTAATGACTACAGAAATCTTCCGAAATATGCTCTATGCAGAGGTTGGTGAGCTAGATAATAACCCGCTTGCTGATGTAGAGGCGGTTGTACTTGATGAATGTCATTACATGAACGACTCACAGCGCGGTACTGTCTGGGAAGAATCGATTATTCACTGCCCATCACCGGTACAGCTTGTGGCCCTGTCGGCAACTGTGGCTAATGCTAGGCAGCTTACTGACTGGATCGTGAAAGTGCACGGACCTACTAAGCTCGTACATAGCGATTTCCGACCCGTTCCGCTTCAGTTCAATTTCTGTAGTGCCAAAGGGCTTCATCCATTACTTAATAGTCAGGGGACTGATCTTCATCCGAACTGTAGAGTATGGCGGCCACCACAGGGCTATCGACGTAAAGGGCGTCCGCCGAAGCCACCACAACCTGAGCCGCCGTCAATCATTTTTGTAGTCGCGCGCATGGCAGAAAGGAATATGTTGCCAGCTATCTACTTCATTTTTAGCCGTCGTGGCTGTGATCGCGCGGTGCGCGAGCTTGGCACACTCTGCTTAGTTACGGCAGAAGAGCAAGCCAGGATCCGGTCACGACTGGAGAGTTATGCCTTTGCCAACTCCGAAGCAGTACGAGATAGTTTTCATATCAGTGCCTTGCTGCGAGGTGTTGCTGCTCACCATGCCGGTGTCCTACCTGTCTGGAAGGGACTGATCGAGGAACTGTTCCAGGTGGGACTTATAAAAGTCGTCTTTGCTACTGAGACTCTGGCTGCAGGTATCAACATGCCAGCTCGCAGTACTGTTATTTCTGCACTCTCAAAGCGAACTGAGCGAGGTCATCGACCTTTGATGAGTAGCGAGTTTTTGCAGATGGCAGGTCGAGCAGGTAGGCGTGGCCTCGACTCCCAAGGATACGTAGTAACTGTCCAAGGCCGTTTTGAGAGCGCGCGGGAAGCTGGCCAACTGGCAACAAGTCCGGCAAACCCACTAGTAAGTCAGTTTACACCTAGTTATGGCATGGTGCTAAACATTTTGCAGCGCCACAACTTAGCCAAAGCACGTGAGCTAGTGGAGCGGAGTTTTGGTCGCTATATAGCTAGCTTAGATCTTATTGAGGAAGAAGATATACTCAACCAGCTTCAACTTCAGCTGAGTCAGCTTCAGGGTTCAGTCAGCGACGTACCTTGGGAAGATTTTGAGAACTACGAGAAGTGTCGGGGACGTTTGCGTGAGGAGAGACGTCTGCTGCAGATCTTGCAGCAGCAGTCTGAGGAGAAACTAGCAAATGAACTAACCCTAGCTCTTCAATTCGCTAGCATTGGTACTTTGGTTAGCCTTAAGGCACCTCAGTTTCGTGGCTGCATCACGCCCGCGGTAATTGTTGGTAAACTTAAAGGACCTGGGCAGTTTCCACAGCTACTTTGCCTTACAAACAAGAATGTTTGGTTACTATCACCTTGCCAGGCAGTAGTAAGTCTCCACGCTGAACTTAGCTGCTTACAGATTGACGACATCAAGGCTCCACAATTACAAAGAGTTGGTGAACTACGCCATGGCGACCAAGAAAGTAGTGGTCTGGCTCTTTTGGTAGACTACATAGCCAGTCGCCATGATATGACCACACCTCAGTATGATCTTGCAGGTGAGGTACTCGCGCAGTCAAGACTTGTACAGGAGCTTAGTCAAGAACTACAGAGTCATCCTGCGCACTGCTGGGCAGGGCGTAAGCAACTCAAGAAGCACCGCCGCCGAATAGAAGATCTAGAACTAGAGATCCGTGAGCGTCAGCAACATTTGCACCATCATGCTAACCACCATTGGGAGATCTTTCTAGGCCTAATCAAGATCCTGCGACACTTTGGTTGCCTTGATGACAAACTCGAACCCACAGAGATTGGCCGAACTGTGGCTGCTCTGCGAGGTGATAATGAGCTCTGGCTTGGACTAGTACTGATGAGTGGCTACCTCGATAACCTGGAGCCGCCAGACCTAGCAGCTGTACTTGAGGCAATTAGCACTGAGGTAAACCGTCCAGATCTTTGGAGTGGCTATCCATCACCCACCGTTGCTGAAAAGACTTTGCACAACTTGGGCTCGATTCGGCAAGAGCTATTAGAGCACCAGGAACATTGCCAAGTAATAGTTCCAGCTTGGTGTGAGCCTGAACTAATGGGCCTCGTAGAGGCCTGGACCCGCGGAATATCCTGGGGTGAACTGATTGCTAATACTTCTCTCGATGAAGGAGATGTGGTGCGGATTATGCGACGCACAGTGGATTTACTTGCACAGGTTCCCTATTGCGAGTCAGTTAGTGAGGCTCTCCGCCGTAGAGCGCGTCTAGCCTTGCAGGTAATCAACCGTTTTCCAGTTTGTGAGGCAGCCGATCTCACAAATGAGCAAAGTTAA